From the genome of Bactrocera oleae isolate idBacOlea1 chromosome 2, idBacOlea1, whole genome shotgun sequence, one region includes:
- the LOC106620081 gene encoding uncharacterized protein, with protein MKDITYQAAPLWLTAEYLKSILQKYKKDEGLIITKLDIKPATKKGDNYASVMLRISVDFTLSTVKKTEHGSYILKTSHESDPFTADIMSQYDIYNTEMLMYEKVLPKLTELLKEIGDKDKIFADTIYVDYEHSAIIFEDLAVLKFVIPDRLVGMDEAQTMLTLKKLAKMHATAAVLNERKPGILTKLQKGIFNRETCGFTPFFEGVLEACADFAGECASLGSYYKNKLLKLKSHVMEYGARSFDPNEGDFLTLNHGDMWTNNVMLRYDYCGNSDEQSTTGGLIKDILLIDFQYSAWTSPTLDLHYFIQTSLPLEFKLHREDALVKYYHGFLSETLRLLHYNGHIPSLHEFSVQMESHRFYAVASALVCQALLINDKPDETDFYIMMGSGERSQEFRSLLYTNKRMQDIAIAILPYFDRKGLLDVTKKMKETTESVLTWLTKEYFETILRECKKDKGLIVTNITDSSGTTKGDSFVSTLTRFKVEFLESNCKEPHQEFYIAKTSYEGDPVIARLMNKFDVYNREMIMYKQILPQMAALLLEIGDDDKLFADIVHVDFERSAIIFEDLSVSRFVVADRIGRLDESQARLTLRKLAKFHATAAVLNERMPDILTNLQGGFLRRTNRTFEPFYKGMLEVCANFAHNCAELGPYYKEKLLKLRHCVFEYAVRSFDPKDGHFFTLIHGDIWSTNIMLLFEKQDENNDTKHVKDARLIDFQFSNWSSPAVDLHYLINTSLKNQLRLHRQDELIQYYHEILTSTLHKLSYGGHIPSLHELCIQLEERRFYAFTSAIVNQPLQICENNADSDLNSLTEVNERSRNFYKVLYTNKKVQSIVKSLLPYFDRKGLLDVSD; from the exons atgaAAGACATAACATATCAGGCAGCCCCCCTGTGGCTAACCGCAGAGTACCTCAAGTCTATattacaaaagtataaaaaggaTGAAGGACTTATAATCACAAAATTGGACATTAAACCAGCCACAAAAAAGGGTGACAACTATGCCAGTGTGATGTTACGGATCAGCGTCGATTTTACTTTAAGCACCGTTAAGAAAACCGAACACGGTTCATATATTTTGAAGACCTCACATGAAAGTGATCCCTTCACAGCAGATATCATGAGTCAATATGATATCTATAATACGGAAATGTTAATGTACGAAAAAGTCTTACCAAAACTCACCGAATTGCTAAAGGAAATCGGTGACAAAGATaaaatatttgctgatactaTTTATGTGGACTACGAGCATTCAGCTATAATTTTTGAAGATCTTGCGGTGTTAAAATTTGTCATTCCCGATCGGTTAGTTGGTATGGATGAAGCGCAGACTATGTTGACACTTAAAAAATTAGCCAAAATGCATGCAACCGCGGCCGTACTAAATGAGCGTAAGCCTGGCATACTAACTAAATTGCAAAAGGGGATATTTAATCGTGAAACGTGTGGGTTTACACCGTTTTTTGAGGGTGTTCTAGAAGCTTGTGCTGATTTTGCTGGCGAATGTGCAAGCTTGGGTtcttattacaaaaacaaattgctcAAATTAAAGTCACATGTGATGGAATATGGTGCGCGTTCCTTTGATCCCAATGAGGGTGACTTTTTAACACTTAATCATGGTGATATGTGGACCAATAATGTAATGCTAAGATATGATTACTGTGGCAATAGCGATGAACAATCAACAACTGGAGGGTTAATTAAAGATATCCTGCTGATCGATTTTCAATACAGTGCATGGACATCGCCGACTCTTGATCTTCACTATTTCATTCAAACTTCATTGCCTTTAGAATTTAAGCTGCACCGAGAGGATGCACTTGTCAAGTATTATCATGGTTTTTTGTCTGAAACTCTGCGTCTACTCCATTATAATGGCCACATACCTAGTTTACATGAATTTTCTGTGCAAATGGAGTCTCACCGATTTTACG CGGTTGCCTCGGCGCTGGTATGTCAGGCTCTCCTTATTAATGACAAGCCTGACGAAACCGATTTCTACATTATGATGGGAAGTGGAGAACGTTCGCAGGAATTTCGTAgtcttttatatacaaataaaagaaTGCAAGACATTGCTATAGCTATACTGCCTTACTTCGATCGCAAAGGACTACTTGATGttactaa gaAAATGAAGGAAACAACTGAGTCAGTTTTAACTTGGTTAACAAAAGAATACTTCGAGACAATTTTGCGTGAATGCAAAAAAGATAAAGGACTCATTGTAACTAATATTACTGACTCTAGCGGCACAACAAAAGGTGATAGTTTCGTTAGCACTTTAACGCGTTTTAAAGTGGAGTTCCTAGAGTCAAACTGCAAGGAGCCGCATCAGGAATTTTACATTGCAAAAACTAGTTATGAAGGTGATCCAGTCATTGCTAGACTTATGAATAAATTCGATGTTTACAATAGAGAAATGATTATGTATAAACAGATTCTACCACAAATGGCCGCTTTATTGCTGGAGATAGGAGATGATGACAAACTCTTTGCCGATATAGTACATGTGGACTTCGAAAGATCAGCTATAATTTTTGAGGATTTGTCGGTGTCACGCTTTGTCGTAGCCGATCGCATAGGCCGACTGGATGAATCACAAGCACGGTTAACCTTGAGGAAACTGGCTAAATTTCATGCTACTGCCGCCGTGCTTAACGAACGCATGCCAGacattttgacaaatttacAAGGCGGTTTTCTTAGACGTACAAACCGCACCTTTGAACCTTTCTACAAAGGCATGCTTGAGGTATGTGCAAATTTCGCTCACAATTGCGCGGAATTGGGACCTTACTACAAAGAGAAATTACTCAAACTGAGGCACTGCGTATTTGAGTATGCTGTGCGGAGTTTTGATCCCAAAGATGGACATTTTTTCACACTAATTCATGGCGACATTTGGAGCACtaatattatgttattatttgaAAAGCAGGACGAAAATAATGACACAAAGCACGTTAAGGATGCACGAttaattgattttcaatttaGTAATTGGTCATCGCCAGCCGTGGATTTACATTATCTAATTAACACCTCACTTAAAAATCAACTGCGTTTACATCGTCAGGATGAATTAATTCAATATTACCACGAGATTTTAACTAGCACACTACACAAATTATCATATGGTGGGCATATTCCTTCTCTACACGAGCTCTGTATTCAACTGGAGGAACGACGTTTTTACG CTTTTACATCAGCGATAGTAAACCAACCGCTGCAGATTTGTGAAAATAATGCCGATTCAGACCTTAATAGCTTAACCGAGGTTAATGAGCGTTccagaaatttttataaagtattGTATACTAATAAAAAGGTACAAAGTATTGTGAAATCACTACTACCATATTTCGATCGGAAAGGACTTTTAGATGTATCTGATTAG
- the LOC106620062 gene encoding uncharacterized protein, translating to MAFQRLNLPEWLTENYVQEALRVHHKDPSLQLYSMHVQPAMGKGENFGGVLTRVKAKYQLSRSQQRLEKSLIVKTSYESDPIASAIMAPYDIFNREMFIYEEVLPKLTELLREINDSDELFSTAIHVDYKRQLLIFEDLVEKGFIMANRLHGLDMPHTKLILQKLAKMHATSAVLNERQNGHLEKYDRGFFNRYTDNYSTYFVGSLLSCAEFILKNMPDLALYGDKLKRLAPHYMEIGKRCFTPTPGQVNVLAHGDVWINNVMFKYDPQTGEPVDVRIIDFQYSFWGSPTLDLHHLFNTSLQEPLRLYKQDILFQYYHGIFSDVLRRLSYSSLPVPSLNHFRQQVEQKRFFAFHSACVIQPVMINENTDDADFNSLVGEDERAIKFKYNLYRNKKVQKNLTNLLPLFHRRGLLEVNQAD from the exons atggcaTTTCAGAGGCTGAATTTGCCTGAGTGGCTGACAGAGAATTATGTACAGGAGGCGTTACGTGTTCACCATAAAGATCCCAGTCTTCAACTATACTCCATGCACGTCCAACCGGCTATGGGGAAGGGTGAGAATTTTGGTGGAGTTTTGACTCGTGTCAAAGCAAAATATCAACTTAGCAGAAGTCAACAGCGACTCGAAAAGAGCTTAATTGTGAAGACTTCTTACGAAAGCGATCCCATTGCAAGCGCCATAATGGCCCCATATGATATATTTAATCGTGAAATGTTCATTTATGAGGAAGTGCTGCCTAAATTAACTGAGCTGCTTCGCGAGATCAATGATTCAGATGAGTTATTTTCTACAGCCATCCATGTAGATTACAAACGTCAATTGCTGATTTTCGAGGATCTTGTGGAGAAGGGCTTTATCATGGCGAATCGCTTGCATGGCCTAGATATGCCACATACAAAACTAATATTGCAAAAGTTGGCTAAAATGCATGCTACATCGGCAGTGCTTAATGAGCGTCAGAATGGTCACTTAGAAAAATACGATCGCGGATTCTTTAACCGCTACACCGACAATTATAGTACCTATTTTGTTGGATCCCTGTTGTCATGTGCtgagtttattttgaaaaatatgccCGACCTTGCGTTGTATGGtgataaattaaaaagactGGCACCGCATTACATGGAAATCGGAAAACGTTGCTTCACACCCACACCGGGGCAAGTAAATGTGTTGGCCCATGGCGATGTCTGGATCAACAATGTTATGTTCAAATACGATCCGCAGACTGGAGAACCCGTAGATGTGCGCATCATCGACTTTCAGTATTCGTTTTGGGGCTCGCCAACATTAGATCTGCACCATCTCTTCAACACCTCGTTGCAGGAGCCTTTGCGCCTTTACAAACAGGACATTCTATTCCAATATTATCATGGTATTTTCAGCGATGTGTTGAGAAGACTGAGCTATAGTTCACTCCCAGTACCATCGTTAAACCATTTCCGTCAACAAGTTGAACAGAAACgttttttcg CTTTTCATTCGGCGTGTGTCATACAACCGGTGatgattaatgaaaacacaGATGATGCAGATTTTAATTCTTTGGTAGGCGAGGATGAGCGTGCAATcaaattcaaatacaatttGTACCGCAATAAGAAGGTTCAGAAAAATCTTACAAACTTATTGCCATTATTCCATAGACGAGGACTTTTGGAAGTGAATCAGGCAGACTAA
- the LOC106620072 gene encoding uncharacterized protein gives MSTSDVSIMNSSENLLNISKESFSAPIVESSEDLQQSDTPTWLTKDYLEQCLRKHYKDQKLKILKWNIRPALGKGENYGGVLTRIRAECQTHLGTVLSGHYVVKASFEADEFARKTMEPYDIFNREMSIYENVLPRLNALLCEIGDHDKIFAETIAVDRERSALIFEDLNVREFVMPNRLAGLNMTLSKMVLRKIAKMHASSAVLNERENGCLETFDRGFFNRHTDSYMPGFEGLLLACSRRVAQWDGYQYYANKLMALKTKYTELGKQVFDPIPGHLNVLAHGDLWTNNVMVKYDKNTGEPLDVIIIDFQYAVWGSPAVDLHYFLNTSLEEDMHLNRQDELIKCYYETFSDTLNKLQYRAKIPSLHKFHLQLEEKAFYAFNSTCVILAVQRNEDTEDADFTAIMQNDQRATRFKDTCFKNIYVQRIIKSLLPIYERRGLLDHEQ, from the exons ATGTCGACGTCTGACGTTAGTATAATGAATTCTTCggaaaatttactaaatatatCCAAGGAGTCCTTCAGCGCTCCCATCGTTGAAAGCAGTGAAGATCTCCAGCAGTCAGATACGCCTACTTGGCTAACAAAAGACTATTTAGAACAGTGTCTACGTAAACATTACAAGGATCAAAAGCTAAAAATTCTCAAATGGAACATTCGTCCAGCGCTTGGAAAAGGTGAAAATTATGGTGGAGTTTTAACTCGCATTCGTGCCGAATGTCAAACACACTTGGGCACTGTACTCTCTGGTCACTATGTCGTAAAAGCATCTTTTGAAGCCGATGAGTTTGCACGAAAAACTATGGAACCGTACGATATTTTTAATCGTGAAATGTCTATCTACGAAAATGTGTTGCCACGGCTAAATGCATTGTTGTGTGAAATAGGTGACCACGACAAAATCTTTGCTGAGACTATAGCGGTTGATCGTGAACGCTCTGCACTCATATTCGAAGACTTAAATGTACGGGAATTTGTCATGCCGAACCGCTTAGCTGGGCTGAATATGACTTTGTCAAAGATGGTGCTACGCAAAATAGCAAAAATGCACGCTTCTTCAGCAGTATTAAACGAGCGAGAAAATGGTTGTCTTGAAACCTTTGATCGTGGTTTCTTTAATAGGCATACAGACAGTTATATGCCCGGGTTTGAAGGCCTATTGTTGGCTTGCAGTCGACGTGTTGCCCAGTGGGACGGCTATCAATATTACGCGAACAAGTTAATGGCTTTGAAAACTAAGTATACGGAATTAGGAAAACAAGTATTTGATCCTATTCCAGGTCATTTGAATGTGTTGGCGCATGGTGATCTCTGGACAAACAATGTAATGGTTAAATACGACAAAAATACTGGCGAACCTTTAGATGTGATAATAATCGATTTTCAATATGCTGTTTGGGGATCGCCGGCTGTAGATCTCCACTATTTTCTTAATACCTCATTGGAGGAGGATATGCATTTGAATCGTCAAGATGAGCTCATAAAATGTTATTATGAAACTTTTTCGGACACATTAAACAAATTGCAGTACCGAGCTAAAATTCCAAGCTTACACAAGTTTCATTTGCAACTTGAAGAAAAAGCATTTTACG CGTTTAACTCTACTTGCGTTATATTAGCGGTTCAGCGAAACGAGGATACCGAAGACGCAGATTTTACAGCGATTATGCAGAATGACCAGCGTGCTACTCGCTTCAAGGACAcatgctttaaaaatatttatgttcaaCGTATTATAAAAAGTCTTCTACCCATATATGAACGACGTGGTTTGCTGGATCACGAGCAATAG